In Chlorogloeopsis sp. ULAP01, the DNA window CACCCCGCCTACGGCACCCCTCCCCTTACCAAGGGGAGGGGAAGGGGAGGGGTCAGAGGAACCCGCAGCCCAGGGTGATGAGCCGATTGAGTTAGTAGTGACGGGTGAGCAAGATAGTTATCGCATACCGAATACATCTGTGGGGACACGAACCGAAACGCCCCTGCGCGATATTCCCCAATCGATTCAAATCGTACCTCAAGAAGTGCTGCGCGATCAAAACATCACCACCTACAACGAAGTCCTAAGAAACGTTCCTGGGGTAGCTCCATTCAATTCTTCAACAACACAAATTAGCAACTTCATTATTAGAGGCTTCCTTAGCTTTGATTTTGCTAGCAACCTCGTTCTCAGAAATGGGTTGAGAGAGGCTGGAGGTTTGAATGCGGAAACAACTCCCGACATTGAAAGAATTGAAGTGCTCTTAGGCCCGGCTTCCGTGCTTTATGGGGCAGTCAATCCTGGTGGAACCATTAATCTAGTAACGAAACAACCGCTGCGCGACCCCTTTTATGCTGTTGATGCCACCATTGGCAGTTATGACTTCTATCGGGGTGCTATTGATTTATCAGGACCATTAAACGATTCCAGGACGGTTTTGTACCGACTGAACGCATCCTACCTAGATAGAGGGAGTTTTATTGATTTTGTTGAGCATGATCAATTCACACTCGCGCCTGTTGTGAGTGTGGCAATTGGGGAACACACTAGCTTTACCTTAGAAGGTGAGTACACAGAGACAAACGAAACTAATTTTACAGGCTTGCCAGCAGTCGGTACAGTGCTGCCCAACCCTAATGGACGCATCCCGCGCAATCGTTTTGTTGGAAACCCTGACTTTGTTCTGACTAGCAAAAGAAGCAGAGTGGGATATCGCCTACAACACGAGTTTAGCGATAACTGGTCATTACAAAATGCGTTTCAGGCGAGATTCTTTGACCGTATATGGGAAAACGGCTGGCGTATCAATACGAGTCTTGATCCAGATAATCGAACGTTGAACGGCGAAGTTAGCGACGAGGAGGATAATATAAACATTTACGACTTGAACACTAATCTAACTGGCAGATTTTCTACAGGTTCAATTGAGCATCAGTTAGTCTTTGGTGTTGATTTGGGTAGATACGAGCGAAACCTTAATTTGTTCACAGCACCTGCTGTACCACTAGATGTGTTTAACCCTGTGTATGAGCAGATTTTTGCTGGACCTTATATAAACGATGGTAAGATATCAAGCGTAACAGATACTTTAGGGATTTATATTCAAGACCAGGTGACACTGGCTCCTAATCTCAAGTTATTGTTGGGCGGGCGGTTAGATCTATTTGAGCAAATTACCCAAGATTTGCTGACAGATACCAGAACCAGTCAATCGGGGAATGCCTTCAGTCCTCGTGTGGGGATTGTTTATCAGCCGATTGAACCCATTTCTCTCTATGCCAGCTACAGTCGCTCATTCAACCCAGTTACTGGTACTGCCTTTGATGGTAGCCCATTCCAACCGGAGCGTGGCACTCAGTATGAAGTTGGAATTAAGGCTGATTTGAATGACCGACTTTCTACAACTCTTGCCTTTTATGACCTAACTCGAACTAATGTCTTAACCACTGATCCAGACAATCCTAACTTCTCGATTCAAACTGGAGAACAGCGTAGCCAAGGCATTGAACTCAGGGTTCAAGGTGAAATTTTGCCGGGATGGAACATCCTTGCAGGCTATGCCTACACCGATGCCAGAATCACCCAAGACAACACATTTCCTGTGGGTAATCGGTTGAATGGTGTTCCAGAAAATGCCTTGAATCTATGGACTAGCTATGAAATTCAGCAAGGTACCTTACAAGGGTTAGGATTTGGCTTGGGATTATTCTATGTGGGAGGACGGCAAGTTGATTTAGACAATAGCCTTGAACTTCCAAACTATCTGCGGACGGATGCGGCAATTTTTTACAGGCGCGAGCAGTTTCGTGCCGCCCTCAATTTTAGAAACCTTTTCAATGTAGATTATTTTGAAAGTGCCTTTAGTCCATTAACTATTTCTTATGGTGAGCCGTTCACGGTGCAGGGTACGATTTCGTGGCAGTTTTGACCCCTCCCAAACCCTGCCCTTGCAAAGGGGAGAGAGCCAGCCGGAACTACTGTTGTTTACCGTTGTTTACCGCCTTACTAATGAGGGATGAAGGAGAGTAAAGCAAAGGGAATTCGTGTAGTGGGTTTACGAATGATCAGGTGGACCAAAAATTGGATGGAGTTTTGCGGGCGATCGCTCAGACGATTCGTTAGTTATGGCAGTCAACCCCACCCTAATCCTCCCTTTACTAAAGGGAGAGAACCGATACCAACTTCCCTTCTGCTTATAAAGGGGGGATTGAAGGGGGTAAAACAACAACTATTACTAGCACTACTTACAATCGGGATCGTCTCAGGCTGTAGCAGTACGGCGATTGAGTATAGCGTAATACTGAGTACTAAACCACCGCCCTTAAGCCCTTGCCGAGTCGTGGAACACCTAATGGGGAAAACCTGTGTTCCCGATTGTCCTAAACGGGTTATTATCCTTTCGCCTTATAGCTTGCTGAGTAATGCGCTTACCCTGGGTATTAAACCCATTGGTAGTAGTGTTCATTCAATTAAGGATTTGAATGCAAACTATCCAAGAGAACAAGCCCATCTTGGGGAAGAAATAGAAAGGATTCAGCAAATAGGCTTGGCAACTGACCCTAATCTGGAGAAAATCTTACTACTTAAGCCTGATTTAATTTTGGCTTGGGAAGGTGCTAAAGCAATATACCCTTTGCTTTCTCAAATTGCTCCTACAGTCGTGGTTCCTTCTGATATGCCCAACTGGAAAGAACCTAAGTGGAAAGACCAATTTAGCTTTGTCGCTGAGGTTTTAGGGAAAGAAGCAGTAG includes these proteins:
- a CDS encoding TonB-dependent siderophore receptor, with the translated sequence TPPTAPLPLPRGGEGEGSEEPAAQGDEPIELVVTGEQDSYRIPNTSVGTRTETPLRDIPQSIQIVPQEVLRDQNITTYNEVLRNVPGVAPFNSSTTQISNFIIRGFLSFDFASNLVLRNGLREAGGLNAETTPDIERIEVLLGPASVLYGAVNPGGTINLVTKQPLRDPFYAVDATIGSYDFYRGAIDLSGPLNDSRTVLYRLNASYLDRGSFIDFVEHDQFTLAPVVSVAIGEHTSFTLEGEYTETNETNFTGLPAVGTVLPNPNGRIPRNRFVGNPDFVLTSKRSRVGYRLQHEFSDNWSLQNAFQARFFDRIWENGWRINTSLDPDNRTLNGEVSDEEDNINIYDLNTNLTGRFSTGSIEHQLVFGVDLGRYERNLNLFTAPAVPLDVFNPVYEQIFAGPYINDGKISSVTDTLGIYIQDQVTLAPNLKLLLGGRLDLFEQITQDLLTDTRTSQSGNAFSPRVGIVYQPIEPISLYASYSRSFNPVTGTAFDGSPFQPERGTQYEVGIKADLNDRLSTTLAFYDLTRTNVLTTDPDNPNFSIQTGEQRSQGIELRVQGEILPGWNILAGYAYTDARITQDNTFPVGNRLNGVPENALNLWTSYEIQQGTLQGLGFGLGLFYVGGRQVDLDNSLELPNYLRTDAAIFYRREQFRAALNFRNLFNVDYFESAFSPLTISYGEPFTVQGTISWQF
- a CDS encoding iron-siderophore ABC transporter substrate-binding protein, encoding MIRWTKNWMEFCGRSLRRFVSYGSQPHPNPPFTKGREPIPTSLLLIKGGLKGVKQQLLLALLTIGIVSGCSSTAIEYSVILSTKPPPLSPCRVVEHLMGKTCVPDCPKRVIILSPYSLLSNALTLGIKPIGSSVHSIKDLNANYPREQAHLGEEIERIQQIGLATDPNLEKILLLKPDLILAWEGAKAIYPLLSQIAPTVVVPSDMPNWKEPKWKDQFSFVAEVLGKEAVAQKVMNKYYQRLEELKVALGNRYQNQTISVASAIGYNNFTFVKNSFIGSILDELGLQRPPAQNVVAPNGAIYNISEERLEILDGDILFFPVHNIGAREAYEKLKHKPLWKKLKAVQKGQVYLVDFWAWIVWDDPSAANAVIDDLYKYLVNAP